Below is a window of Verrucomicrobiota bacterium DNA.
ACCTCGTGCATCTCGTCGGCGCTCATGCCGAGGCCGTGCTTCATGATGTTGTAGGCCTCACAGATGAGTTGCATGTCGCCATACTCGATGCCGTTGTGGACCATCTTCACGTAGTGGCCCGCGCCCTGTTCGCCGACCCAGTCGCAGCAGGGCGCGCCGTCGGCGACCTTCGCCGCGATGGACTGGAAGATGGGCTTCACAAACGGCCACGCGGCCGTGGAACCGCCCGGCATGATGCTCGGGCCGTGGCGCGCGCCTTCCTCTCCGCCGCTCACGCCGGTGCCGATGTAGAGGAGGCCCTTGCTCTCGACGTGTTTGACGCGGCGACTCGTGTCGTCGAAGAGCGAGTTGCCGCCGTCGATGATGATGTCGCCGCCCTCGAGGTGCGGGAGAAGCTGTTCGATGAACTCGTCCACGGCCTTGCCAGCCTTGACCATGAGCATCACGCGGCGGGGCTTCTTGAGCATCGCGACCATCTCGGGGATGGAGTGCGCGCCGAGGATTTTGGTGCCTTTGGCCTCGTTGGCGAGGAAGTCGTCCACCTTGGAGGTCGTGCGATTGTAGGCCACGACCGTGAAGCCGCGGTCGTTCATGTTGAGGATGAGGTTCTGGCCCATGACGGCCAGGCCGATGAGCGCGATGTCGCCTGTAGGTTCCATGGTGTCGTGTGTTTTCGGACAACCGAACAGGCGCGACCATAGCGCGGCTCACAAGCGCGGCGAGAAGAATTTCTCCGGCCGCGACCGGCGCGCGTGGGTGGATTCGCGTGGAGTTGCTGGAGAGGAAG
It encodes the following:
- the gnd gene encoding decarboxylating NADP(+)-dependent phosphogluconate dehydrogenase, with product MEPTGDIALIGLAVMGQNLILNMNDRGFTVVAYNRTTSKVDDFLANEAKGTKILGAHSIPEMVAMLKKPRRVMLMVKAGKAVDEFIEQLLPHLEGGDIIIDGGNSLFDDTSRRVKHVESKGLLYIGTGVSGGEEGARHGPSIMPGGSTAAWPFVKPIFQSIAAKVADGAPCCDWVGEQGAGHYVKMVHNGIEYGDMQLICEAYNIMKHGLGMSADEMHEVLKEWNTGDLDSYLIEISRDILAKKDDDGSSLVDKILDTAGQKGTGKWTVINSQDLGIPITLMAEAVYSRCVSALKDERVKAQKKLK